CAATTAAAGCGCACCTAGAAAATCATTTCCCATCTCTAATAATTTTTCATGGAGAAATGCCATTGGGGAAAGTCGCGCAGTGCCATATATTTGTTCCAGAAGCAGAGAATCGGACACGGACTTATATATTGCTATTTGGTCAAGCTAAACATCCTGCCTTTAAGCTATTTGGTAGCACGTATCTCAACTTTGGCAAAATTGTAGTGGATCAAGATGCGGATATTTTGGGAAAGATTTATCCAAATACGCCTCAGAAAATTAAACTCAACAATGAAGTCGGTATGGACTGGGTACGACGTAATTTTGAAAGTTTCCCTAATGTTGTGGAACCAAATCTCTCAAAGTAGATGGCGCATACCCCTTGCTTGTGGACTTAAATATTAATTTGCTTTGCGTATCTCGGCGTTTTCCCCTGCGAATAAAAAATTAAATATTGCTTTAGCAATAGATATTATTGACTTACACTAATTTAGATAGTAATAATAAACGCTAACCGCTAATAGCTAATTGCTAACCGCTATTTATGAGTGCTTTTCGAGTAGGAATTGCTGGCCCCGTCGGTTCTGGTAAAACAGCATTAGTTGACGCTTTATGTAAAGCAATGCGTCAAGATTACAATATTGCTGTTGTTACGAATGATATCTATACACAAGAAGATGCCCAATTTTTAGTAAGAAGTCAGGCATTAGAAAGCGATCGCATTCTTGGTGTAGAAACAGGTGGTTGTCCGCATACAGCTATTCGTGAAGATGCTTCCATTAATTTAGCAGCGATCGCACAACTAGAACAAAATTTTAGTAATTTAGATTTAGTCTTTGTGGAAAGTGGCGGTGATAACCTCGCTTCAACCTTTAGTCCAGAATTAGTTGATCTAACAATTTATGTAATAGATGTTGCTGCTGGCGATAAAATTCCCCGCAAAGGTGGCCCAGGAATTACTAAATCTGATCTATTAGTAATTAACAAAATTGATTTAGCACCTTATGTCGGCGCAGATCTCAACATCATGGAACGAGATACTAAAAAGATGCGTAAAGATAAACCTTTCGTATTTACAAATCTAAAAACTCAACAAAAACTAACAGATATAGTAAGTTTTATTCTTGACCGTAGCTATCTCCCAAAAACCAATAACTAAACCAACAATCCATCCGTTACATCCGTTTAATCAAAATCATTACTAAACTTTAAAACCATCCGTTGCCACATCTGTTGCCACACTATTTCACTTAGCTGCTGTTCTTTCAATCCCGCGTGTTTTCAAAATATCACTGAACGTAGGACAGTATATTGGTAAATTATACGTCCCTGGATTCACAGGATTTTCATAGCTAAAATGCCTGTAATTCAAACAGAAACGATCCCATGCTGCCATTTGAATTTTGAATACATTAATTAAAATATTAGCAAGCCAAATAGATAGTGGAATACGATAATGAATTTTTTTTCCAAAATAATCGCAAACTTCTTCAACAGCTTGATCTACAGTAGTTTTTTGATTTCCTAATACTAGCTGGCGACGTGAAAAAACTCCTTCTTCCCAGCCAGGTAGAGGAGGATTATCGATCAAATATCTAACTACCTGAGCAATATCTCGCGCATGAATAAAGTGGAAACTGCCATCAGCTTTTAGCCAACGAATATACTTTACATATTTCACAATGTCTGGTAAACCAGCAGAAATATGAGAATAAGGTTTATCAGCATCTCCGCCTAGTACTAATGTTGGATACACGGTAGTAATATGGGGGGCGATCGCTAATTTTGGTAGCCGACGGATACAGTCAAATTTAGAACGAATATAGTCCGTTCCCATTTCCCCGGCTTCTTTAAGTAATTTATGGTTGCGATCCAAAAGACTGGCTGTAGAAAAATAAATTACTTGTTCACATTTATCTGGAGCAAGCATATTTAACAACTGGAGAGTTTTATTGACGTTAATATCAAACGCCTCTATACCACCCCAGCCTGCTGCTGTCAGTACAACCTGATCCATACTTTTAATCAGGCTAGTTAATCGCTCAATGTAGCGCATATCACCTTGCACTATATTGACCCCACTGCGGGCTTTGTAGTCAATTCGCAGTTTGCTTGGGTTCCTGACTAGCAAGAACAGTTCATGATCTGTTTCTTGGATCAGGGTTTCGCTAATGTAGTGACCGATACAGCCACTAGCACCCGTCACTAAAATCCGCTTTGGGGTCATGGGAGGCATGGATTTTGGATTTGTGCTATTAGATTTATATCAAATCCGGTTGATTAATCATTAATGTCAGCAATAGAGAGTTGCCCTCAATGGCTGCTATTGTTGCTAATTTAAGGCTTAACCAAACGGATGATTCTTATTTGTTAGATTCAACTAGGCATGGGTAGCTAACAACTTATCAGCTTGCTTGGCAGTTTCAAAGAAGAAAGCCACATTTTCTTCTGGGGTGGTAGGTAAAACACCGTGACCCAAATTCATGATATGACCACGCTTACCAGCTTTACGGATTGTATCTAAAATGCGATCGCGGATAAAATCTTGCGAACCATATAAGGCACAAGGATCCATATTACCCTGAACACCCATATTAGCGCCCAATCTAGCCCGCGCTTCCGCCATATCTACAGTCCAATCCACACTAATAATATCGACTCCAGATTTGCCCATACGTTCCAATACACCAGCGCTACCACTGATATAAAGAATCATTGGTGTATCTGGGTGAGTAGCCT
The genomic region above belongs to Oculatellaceae cyanobacterium and contains:
- the ureG gene encoding urease accessory protein UreG, with the protein product MSAFRVGIAGPVGSGKTALVDALCKAMRQDYNIAVVTNDIYTQEDAQFLVRSQALESDRILGVETGGCPHTAIREDASINLAAIAQLEQNFSNLDLVFVESGGDNLASTFSPELVDLTIYVIDVAAGDKIPRKGGPGITKSDLLVINKIDLAPYVGADLNIMERDTKKMRKDKPFVFTNLKTQQKLTDIVSFILDRSYLPKTNN
- a CDS encoding NAD(P)-dependent oxidoreductase, whose translation is MPPMTPKRILVTGASGCIGHYISETLIQETDHELFLLVRNPSKLRIDYKARSGVNIVQGDMRYIERLTSLIKSMDQVVLTAAGWGGIEAFDINVNKTLQLLNMLAPDKCEQVIYFSTASLLDRNHKLLKEAGEMGTDYIRSKFDCIRRLPKLAIAPHITTVYPTLVLGGDADKPYSHISAGLPDIVKYVKYIRWLKADGSFHFIHARDIAQVVRYLIDNPPLPGWEEGVFSRRQLVLGNQKTTVDQAVEEVCDYFGKKIHYRIPLSIWLANILINVFKIQMAAWDRFCLNYRHFSYENPVNPGTYNLPIYCPTFSDILKTRGIERTAAK